The following are from one region of the Vicinamibacterales bacterium genome:
- a CDS encoding amino acid permease produces the protein MSIFATKSIEAITREQTEHGSAGLKRVLGPGQLVMLGVGAIIGTGIFVLTGQAAAANAGPAIVLSMLLAGGTSVLAALCYSEFAASVPVAGSAYTYAYATLGEFIAWVIGWDLILEYALGSATVAVGWSGNLVTLLHQFGLQFPAKWSAAPGTLVQLAGAGMAPAVAVFNVPAVIITVLVTMLLIVGVSESATVNAVIVVIKVAIVLVVIAAGAMFIQTAYWHPFIPQNTGTFGEYGWSGVLRGAGVIFFAYIGFDAVSTSAQEARDPQRDMPRGILGSLAICTVLFVLVSGVMVGLVPYQRMLNEPAPLVVAVAAAAARAQGTAWGPFMNTLTVLLTIGAVAALSSVMVVMMLAQPRIFLAMSRDGLLPAWAGRVHPRFNTPHVSTIVTGVVVAIAAGVTPIATLGMLVNIGTLMAFVIVSIGIIVLRRRRPDLPRPFRMPWVPLLPALSALVALVLMLGLPRATWERLFIWMGIGIVVYFSYGHRKSRLRTAVSPTRA, from the coding sequence ATGTCCATCTTTGCCACTAAGTCGATCGAGGCGATCACCCGCGAGCAGACCGAACACGGGAGCGCGGGACTGAAGCGGGTGCTCGGGCCTGGTCAGCTTGTAATGCTCGGCGTCGGCGCCATCATCGGGACCGGCATCTTCGTCCTTACCGGCCAGGCAGCGGCCGCCAACGCCGGGCCCGCCATCGTGCTCTCGATGCTCCTCGCCGGCGGCACGAGCGTGCTCGCCGCCCTCTGCTATTCCGAGTTCGCCGCCAGCGTGCCGGTCGCGGGCTCCGCCTATACCTACGCCTACGCCACGCTCGGCGAATTCATCGCCTGGGTGATCGGCTGGGACCTCATCCTCGAATACGCGCTCGGCTCGGCGACGGTAGCGGTGGGCTGGTCGGGCAATCTCGTGACCCTGCTGCACCAGTTCGGACTGCAGTTCCCCGCGAAGTGGAGCGCGGCGCCCGGCACTCTCGTGCAGCTCGCCGGGGCCGGCATGGCGCCGGCGGTAGCGGTGTTCAACGTGCCAGCGGTCATCATCACCGTTCTGGTCACGATGCTGCTGATCGTCGGGGTCTCGGAATCGGCCACCGTCAACGCGGTCATCGTCGTGATCAAGGTCGCCATCGTCCTGGTGGTCATCGCCGCCGGCGCGATGTTCATCCAGACGGCGTACTGGCATCCCTTTATCCCTCAGAACACCGGAACGTTCGGCGAGTACGGCTGGAGCGGCGTGCTGCGGGGCGCGGGTGTGATCTTCTTCGCCTACATCGGCTTCGACGCCGTCTCGACCTCGGCGCAGGAGGCTCGCGACCCGCAACGCGACATGCCGCGCGGGATTCTCGGCTCGCTGGCGATCTGCACGGTCCTGTTCGTCCTAGTATCTGGAGTGATGGTCGGGCTGGTCCCGTACCAGCGCATGCTGAACGAACCAGCGCCGCTCGTCGTCGCCGTTGCAGCCGCGGCGGCGCGCGCGCAGGGCACGGCGTGGGGTCCGTTCATGAATACGCTGACGGTACTGCTGACTATCGGCGCGGTGGCGGCGCTGAGCTCGGTGATGGTGGTGATGATGCTCGCGCAGCCCCGCATTTTCCTCGCGATGTCGCGCGACGGCCTGCTGCCCGCGTGGGCCGGCCGCGTCCACCCCCGCTTCAACACGCCGCACGTCTCGACGATCGTCACCGGTGTGGTGGTGGCGATCGCCGCTGGCGTGACCCCCATCGCCACCCTCGGCATGCTGGTCAATATCGGCACGCTGATGGCGTTCGTCATCGTATCGATCGGGATCATCGTGCTGCGCCGCCGGAGGCCCGATTTGCCGCGGCCGTTCCGGATGCCCTGGGTACCCCTGCTTCCGGCGCTCTCGGCACTCGTGGCGCTGGTGCTGATGCTGGGGCTGCCGCGCGCCACCTGGGAGCGTCTCTTCATCTGGATGGGCATCGGGATCGTCGTGTATTTCTCCTATGGCCATCGAAAGAGCCGCCTGCGCACGGCCGTGTCACCGACGCGAGCATGA